In Methanobacterium sp. Maddingley MBC34, a genomic segment contains:
- a CDS encoding serine O-acetyltransferase (PFAM: Bacterial transferase hexapeptide (three repeats)~TIGRFAM: serine O-acetyltransferase), with protein MFERIREDLEMVRMRDPAARSTLEIFFCYPGLHAIWLHRLASWFWNHKLLFLGRLTSTINRLLTGIEIHPGATIGKRVFIDHGMGVVIGETAEVGEDVLIYQGVVLGGTSLEKTKRHPTIGNGVVIGSGAKIIGNIKIGDASKIGAGSVVLKPVPTGSTCVGIPGRVVQEERKCAIDLDHGELPDPVAEVITLLLKRQDEMESQIKELGITSTVMKANGLLTQKTEMEEIFSEGAGI; from the coding sequence ATGTTTGAAAGGATAAGAGAAGATCTGGAAATGGTACGTATGCGGGACCCTGCCGCACGAAGCACTCTGGAAATATTCTTTTGCTATCCTGGTTTACATGCCATCTGGCTCCATAGATTGGCCAGCTGGTTCTGGAACCATAAACTATTATTTTTAGGCAGATTAACCTCAACTATCAACCGCCTGTTAACCGGGATCGAAATACACCCCGGTGCCACCATTGGCAAAAGAGTGTTTATAGATCACGGGATGGGGGTGGTTATTGGTGAAACCGCAGAAGTGGGAGAAGATGTGCTGATTTACCAGGGAGTCGTCCTGGGCGGTACCAGCCTGGAGAAGACAAAAAGACATCCCACCATTGGAAATGGTGTGGTCATAGGCTCTGGGGCCAAGATCATCGGTAACATCAAAATTGGGGATGCATCCAAAATCGGTGCAGGATCAGTTGTCCTGAAACCAGTTCCCACTGGTTCAACCTGCGTTGGCATACCAGGAAGGGTGGTTCAGGAGGAACGTAAATGTGCCATTGATTTAGATCATGGCGAATTACCAGATCCAGTAGCAGAAGTTATTACATTACTTTTAAAACGGCAGGATGAAATGGAAAGTCAGATCAAAGAACTGGGAATTACATCCACAGTGATGAAAGCTAACGGCCTGTTAACACAAAAAACTGAGATGGAAGAAATTTTCTCAGAAGGTGCAGGAATATAA
- a CDS encoding putative transcriptional regulator (PFAM: Helix-turn-helix), giving the protein MRPPCEIVVWYVIPTIRSELAKELLNLGMKQKEISELLDITQPAVSQYISDKRGHGLKFNDETQNLIREFAEGLVEGKHTQRDIIPHVCQICKKVKTDEILCQLHKEKGKMPTDCDACMSSHLVE; this is encoded by the coding sequence ATGAGACCTCCATGTGAAATAGTAGTGTGGTACGTTATCCCCACCATAAGATCTGAACTGGCCAAGGAACTCCTGAATCTAGGCATGAAACAGAAGGAGATTTCTGAACTTCTTGACATAACTCAACCCGCAGTTTCTCAGTACATCAGTGATAAAAGAGGCCATGGTTTAAAGTTCAATGATGAAACCCAGAACCTCATCCGAGAATTTGCTGAGGGATTGGTGGAAGGAAAACATACTCAGAGGGATATAATACCACACGTTTGTCAGATATGTAAAAAAGTGAAGACTGATGAGATTCTCTGTCAGTTACACAAAGAAAAAGGAAAAATGCCCACGGATTGTGACGCCTGTATGTCATCTCACCTAGTTGAATAA